A region from the Nostoc sp. HK-01 genome encodes:
- a CDS encoding two-component hybrid sensor and regulator: MAGELIKVLLVEDNPGDVFLLQELLKEINTVKVELYPVEQLSAALKLLAQDNFDLMLLDLSLPDSQGIDTFVKATSQAKATPIIVLTGLDDETLALRAMQEGAQDYLVKGKVTGDLLVRSMRYAIERQRIEHALRQSEERFRVALKNSPIFVFNQDRELRYTWVYNSISGWTTQDMLGKHDSELLPDEDAQNLTTIKNSVLTTGIGTRAEVALTTPQGVRYYDLTVEPLQNESQDIVGITCASIDISENKQAEAKIREQAALLDITTDAICVRDLENKILFWNKGAENLYGWQASEAWGKNVSELLFDESCPEFEAAWLNVISKGKWQGELTKRTKTGKEVLVASRWSLVRDSHAKPQSILTVDTDITEKQHLEAQLFRAQRMESIGTLASGIAHDLNNILTPILAGAQLLPLKFPDADERTQHLLEILEINAKRGADLVKQVLSFARGVEGHRINLQPRHLIVEVSKILKETIPKSVEVRLDLSPELWIVSGDSTQLHQVLMNLCVNARDAMPDGGTLTITAENLLIDENYARMNLDAKVGPYIVISVCDTGIGIPEEILDRIFEPFFTTKAVGQGTGLGLSTVLGILKSHGGFVSVESQVANGTCFRVYLPAVGEQETFYQEEVTLQVGHGELILIVDDEPSIQEITRTSLETHDYKTLIASDGIEAIAQYAKNADKISVVLMDIMLPSLDGVTAIRTLQKINPKVKVIATSGLMPKDKLAEIMKMGVNKFLSKPYTVNELLLSLQEIISEVG; this comes from the coding sequence ATGGCAGGAGAATTAATAAAAGTCTTATTAGTAGAAGATAACCCTGGAGATGTTTTTCTCTTACAGGAGTTATTAAAAGAAATTAATACTGTAAAAGTAGAGTTGTATCCCGTTGAGCAATTGTCAGCAGCGCTCAAGTTGTTAGCGCAAGATAATTTTGATTTGATGTTGCTAGACCTATCTTTACCTGACAGTCAAGGTATTGACACCTTTGTTAAGGCTACCAGCCAAGCAAAAGCTACGCCAATTATTGTCCTAACAGGCTTAGATGATGAAACTTTAGCACTCCGTGCTATGCAAGAAGGAGCGCAAGATTATTTAGTCAAAGGAAAAGTAACTGGTGATTTGTTAGTGCGTTCAATGCGCTATGCGATTGAGCGTCAACGCATTGAACATGCCCTACGTCAAAGCGAGGAAAGATTTCGCGTAGCCCTGAAAAATTCACCGATTTTCGTTTTCAATCAAGATAGAGAGTTACGTTACACCTGGGTTTATAACTCTATTTCTGGGTGGACAACACAAGATATGTTGGGCAAACACGACTCAGAACTGCTCCCAGATGAAGATGCTCAAAATTTGACCACTATTAAAAATAGTGTACTAACTACAGGTATAGGTACCAGAGCAGAAGTAGCCTTAACTACTCCTCAAGGCGTTCGCTATTATGACTTGACTGTTGAGCCATTGCAGAATGAATCACAAGATATTGTGGGGATCACTTGCGCTAGTATCGACATCAGTGAAAACAAACAAGCTGAAGCAAAAATCCGCGAACAAGCCGCATTATTAGACATTACCACTGATGCTATTTGTGTGCGCGATTTAGAAAATAAAATTCTTTTTTGGAACAAAGGCGCAGAAAATCTTTATGGTTGGCAAGCATCAGAGGCTTGGGGTAAAAATGTCAGTGAGTTATTATTTGATGAGTCTTGTCCAGAATTTGAAGCAGCTTGGTTAAACGTTATCAGCAAAGGTAAGTGGCAAGGTGAATTAACTAAACGCACTAAAACAGGCAAAGAAGTATTAGTTGCTAGTCGCTGGAGTTTAGTCCGTGATTCCCACGCAAAACCCCAATCAATTCTCACTGTTGATACAGATATTACTGAGAAACAACACTTAGAAGCGCAGTTATTTCGCGCCCAACGAATGGAAAGCATTGGGACTTTAGCCAGCGGTATCGCCCACGACCTCAACAATATCCTTACGCCGATTTTAGCGGGAGCGCAACTATTACCGCTGAAATTTCCTGATGCTGATGAGCGAACCCAACATTTATTAGAAATTTTAGAAATTAATGCCAAACGAGGTGCAGATTTAGTTAAACAAGTATTATCGTTTGCACGGGGTGTTGAAGGTCATCGCATCAATTTACAACCTAGACACTTAATTGTGGAAGTTTCCAAGATTTTAAAAGAGACTATACCAAAATCTGTTGAGGTTCGCCTTGACTTATCACCTGAATTGTGGATAGTTTCGGGAGATAGTACCCAACTCCATCAAGTGCTGATGAATCTCTGCGTCAATGCCCGTGATGCGATGCCTGATGGTGGTACTTTAACTATTACGGCTGAAAATTTGTTAATTGACGAAAATTATGCCCGGATGAATTTAGATGCTAAAGTCGGCCCATACATAGTGATTAGTGTCTGCGATACTGGGATTGGCATTCCAGAGGAAATTTTAGATCGAATTTTTGAGCCATTTTTCACAACTAAAGCGGTAGGACAAGGTACAGGTTTAGGACTTTCCACAGTTTTGGGAATTCTCAAAAGTCATGGTGGCTTTGTGAGTGTAGAAAGTCAAGTAGCAAATGGCACTTGCTTTCGGGTTTATTTACCAGCAGTAGGTGAACAAGAAACCTTTTACCAAGAAGAAGTGACATTGCAAGTAGGTCATGGAGAATTAATTTTGATAGTGGATGATGAACCCTCAATTCAGGAGATTACGAGAACATCTCTAGAAACTCATGACTACAAAACTTTAATTGCCAGCGATGGCATTGAAGCGATCGCTCAATATGCCAAAAATGCCGATAAAATTAGTGTCGTCCTCATGGATATTATGTTGCCCTCATTAGATGGGGTAACTGCAATCCGGACTTTACAAAAAATTAACCCCAAAGTCAAAGTTATTGCCACAAGCGGACTCATGCCTAAAGATAAATTGGCAGAGATTATGAAAATGGGGGTCAATAAATTTTTATCTAAACCCTACACGGTGAATGAATTATTACTTAGTTTGCAAGAAATTATCAGCGAAGTTGGTTAA
- the pyrB gene encoding aspartate carbamoyltransferase catalytic subunit, translated as MSTDKPLRVYASLHRNAQFMPTTTWNRHHVISLADFTPAEYNTVLQTAASFQEVLSRRTKKVPTLQGQVVANLFFEPSTRTRSSFELAAKRLSADTLNFAASTSSMTKGETILDTAKTYLAMGTDIMVIRHKEAGVPNAIAQEMDRLGVRVSVLNAGDGQHEHPSQALLDLFTICTLIDRDRPNIEMLAGKKIAIVGDILHSRVARSNIWSLIASGAQVHLAAPPTLLPKLFAEYIYSEKTDTLNGQLFLHWQLEPALQDADFVMTLRLQKERMTAHLLPSLREYHQLFGITRQKLQLCNSNVKVLHPGPVNRGVEISSDLMDDPEFSLIQSQVTSGVAVRMALLYLIGSGKT; from the coding sequence ATGTCTACGGACAAGCCGCTACGCGTCTACGCATCTTTACACCGCAACGCACAGTTTATGCCTACTACCACCTGGAACCGTCATCACGTAATTTCCCTAGCTGATTTTACTCCTGCTGAATACAATACTGTTTTACAGACTGCTGCCAGCTTTCAAGAAGTGCTATCACGACGGACAAAGAAAGTACCAACCTTGCAAGGACAGGTGGTGGCGAATTTATTTTTTGAACCTTCTACGCGGACTCGCAGTAGTTTTGAACTGGCGGCGAAACGTTTAAGTGCAGATACCTTAAATTTTGCGGCTTCGACATCTTCAATGACCAAGGGCGAGACTATTCTGGATACTGCTAAGACTTATTTAGCGATGGGTACTGATATTATGGTCATCCGTCATAAAGAAGCAGGTGTACCAAATGCGATCGCCCAAGAAATGGATCGTTTGGGTGTGCGAGTTAGTGTGTTGAATGCTGGTGATGGTCAACATGAACATCCTTCCCAAGCATTGCTTGACTTATTTACAATTTGTACTTTAATTGACCGCGATCGCCCGAATATAGAAATGTTGGCTGGGAAAAAAATTGCGATCGTTGGGGATATTTTACATTCTCGTGTAGCGCGATCGAATATTTGGAGTTTAATTGCCAGTGGCGCACAAGTGCATCTCGCTGCACCACCTACACTTTTACCCAAATTATTTGCTGAGTATATATATAGTGAGAAAACAGACACCTTAAATGGGCAATTATTTTTACACTGGCAATTAGAGCCAGCCTTGCAAGACGCTGATTTTGTCATGACTTTGCGTCTACAAAAAGAACGGATGACAGCCCATTTACTCCCCAGTTTGCGAGAATATCATCAGTTATTTGGCATTACCCGGCAAAAATTACAACTGTGCAACTCTAACGTTAAAGTTTTACACCCCGGCCCCGTGAATCGCGGTGTGGAAATTAGCTCTGATTTAATGGATGACCCAGAGTTTAGCTTGATTCAGTCACAAGTTACCAGCGGTGTAGCCGTAAGGATGGCGCTGTTATATTTGATTGGCAGTGGTAAGACTTAG